From the genome of Sporomusa sphaeroides DSM 2875:
AAGATCACAGCACCAACCTCCCACGTTTTTAGCTATTTTACTGTTAGTTTGGGGAGTTACATAAAAGCATATGCTACAAAATTTCAACTTTTCGATTTTTCTCTGGACTTCGTTTTGCTATTATACTTTAGACCGTATAGTATAAATAAAACTCCCAAACTGCCAAAAATAGCGATCACACCAAGTAAGTTGCCCATCAAACCTGCTATGCTGCGGTATTCCTGCCCTATAAAGATCGTTATACCAATAAAAATCAATCCCACTCCTGCGAGAATATAGATTATGCCAACTATTTTCGCCCCTACTGCATATAGCTTTCCAAACAAACCTGTTTTCGATGGAATCTCAACATACGGCGGAATTTTTCCGCCGGTATAATACCCAGGGTTATATTGGTTATCCTGCCATTCTTTCAGTTTATCAATTGGATTTTCGTGCTCTTTATACTTTTTATGTTTTTCACCCAACTTTCCCCCTCCAATCTGGCAGAATTTTAGGCGAAGTTCTGCAGCAAATTAACTGAAATCATATTTCAACATCTCAACTTTTGCATTTTGCTTTTGACTTTACGGTTTTTATATACTTCAGGCCCGATAATATAAATAAAATCCCCAAACCGCTCACAATAATACCAGCAGCCAATGCTTCAAAAAAATTTCCTCTCCAATGGTGTTCTTCCCCAATTATCCAACTTACTTTTACCGCAATAAAAATTAGAGCTGCTCCGGCTAGTATTTCAAGCGGTCCAACTATTCTTGCCCCTATTTGATATACTCTTCCAAACAAACTTGTTTTGGGCGGGATATCAACATATGGCGGAATTTTTCCGCCGGTATAATACCCAGGGTTATATTGATTATCCTGCCATTCTTTCAGTTTCTCAATTGGATCTTCGTGCTCTTTATACTTTTTATGTTTTTTACCCAACTTTCTCCCTCCAGTCCGACAGAATTTTAGTAATCACTTCTGAGTTCTACCGGGAAAAAATCTCTTCTAATTTTTCGGCCAGAGACTTGTATGAACCATCTTTGCTTATTATAGTGGGCGACATCGGTATTTCTTGAAAATCTGATGCACCCCAAAATCCAGAATGTCCTACTTCCAATCTGTCGCCACTATATACTTTGGGATGTACGACAAACTCTCCATATTTATTTATGGATATAAACGCCGTGAAGGGATCATTTGCATGGGGAGAGTCGAGAGTTAAACGAAACGTCCGATTACCTGTCAGTACATTCAATGCTCCCTCATAACCAGTCGCTGACGGCATCACTGTTTTACCGGCATTTTTCTGGAAATAATTACTATTTAGACCAACCTGTATAATAATCCTGCTTTCATTGTCTTTTTCCTGCTTAATTACTTGAATAGGAATAATCTGCAATGCTTTTGCAAGTGATTCACCCGTAGCTAGTCCCAGTGCCCACTTACTCACCATCCCCACACCTTCTGAATTAGGTCTGTGCCTGTAAACAATTTTATCTCCTGCCTCTATAATTGGCTTAACTTCAGAATCTTCCACAGCAAAGCCGGAAACAAACTTTGAAAAACTAAAATCTCCAAAAGTGGTGTTGTATGTGTCAACATTCCGCCATCCGCCTGAATTCATATCAGTTCCACTCCATGGCACATATATATTATACGTTTTTCCTTTATAATTGACAGTTGTATAATCCGGGACTTTTTTGAAATATACGGTATTGTCATCTCTATCTGCTTCCACTACGACTTCATTGAACCAAAGTTCCTTTTCAGAACTGCCCGGAATCGTAACAAGTTTGGCATATTCAATAAAAGAATCCTGAAAGATTTCTTCCTGTCGATCACATTGCTTTATGTCATCAGGATGCACCCTTCCGGAGGCGGTTACCCTCCAGAATCCAGTTCCAAGTCGATTTCTTCTTAACATATAACCATCTATACGGTTTTGCTGAGTCATTATTGGGTTAATAAACACCGGATTCTGCGGAGCTATTCTAGCAAATATGTTGTTCCATATACTATACCAATCATACGATGTTGCTCTGGGCGCAGTGACTATCACCTCAGGCAAAGTAAACTCGGGTACTGTTTGATCGTTAAACTGCTGATTTGTATTAAATTCATCACTCATATATCCAACTCCTTCCAGCACAAGCCCTTTATTACACCAAAGTCCTGTAAATATGGTTTAGCTAAAACCAATTTACAGGACTTTTTAAGGGGATTGATATTTATAAAACCTAATGGGAGACTTCCTATACTACAGCATAGGAAGCATAACCATTGACCAAAGTGGTTACTATGGTACTGCCGCCGCTGCCGGTTCCATAAAATGCCTTAAACGGCAAATGAATATAGATACCTTTGTCGCTTTCAATGCCGGGTGATGTTTGCTGAAAAATGACTTCTTCCAGGAAAAATTGCAGGCTGTGAGCGCCGCTGGTGAACTTGAAGGTTAGCGAGGATTTTGTATTATTAACCGCCTTATAGAGCAGCACCGTATCAGCAAAAAACGCCGTGATACTGCCGGACACCTGGAGAATACCTTCAGGCAGGTCGGTGCGGCAGCCGTTGCCGCCAATGGTGTAGTTATTGCCATTCAGGCCAAAGTCTGCGATCAGGCTGGCTTCGGTTACAATGGCCAGTTGTGTTCCGCTTTCTTCAATCGACCCTTGAAAGTTGCTGAATTTTAGAAGTTCAAGTGTAGTTAGTGAGGATGCAAAGGGCGCAGCACTAACGGTACGTTTCGCACCGATAAGATAAATATTAGCCGTTAATTCATCCTCACCGCCGTAGGCAAAAGCAAAATTGCTTACTTTGCAGCCGTTAAACATTTCATAGGCTGGAATATCCGGATACTGCTGTTCCAGCACCAGTGAGGGCTGACGCTTAGTCCCTTTGAATATATGGGTGTAAAGACCACCGGAGCCGGTAGTCGTCGGGGTGCCAAACATGGCCTGCAGCCAAAAGCCGATACCGACTTGATCAATAGGTACAACAATACTGCCGAATATATCGGTATTGCCGATTGCCGGCCGGAGCTGGTCACGCCGGCTGCAGATGGTAGCAGAATGTATCAGGTTTTGATTAATTGCCAGTCTTGATTGGTTAAAAGGCATGTTATAGCCTAGGGGAGAGGCCGGTGTGAGTCCATAGGCAGACTCATAACTCAGTGCCAATTGAGAATTAACCCCTTTTGCTCTTGGCATAATAAAACCCTCCTTAGAAATTGATGCTATAACCATTCACAGGTGTAATTGTTACGGTAATATCCATTCGTCCGCAAAATTGCGGGAAATAGGCAACAGGCTCAATGTTGTAATGTAACACACTAATCGGGTTGTCAGGCCTTAGCTGCGCAAGTTCGAAATAGATCAATTGTCCAAGGCTGTCACATTCCGCTATGCCACTATATTCTGTCAGATTACCGGTCACCACCACCGCGGGTTGTGATATCATCCAGCTAATTGTGAGTTTATACGTGTACTCCTGCAATTCCAGTCCTTCCGCTTTAGTTCCCGGATAAAGAATAATCACCGGGCCATCAGTTGCTGCCGGCGGTGTTTTGCCATTGATACCGACGAAGATGTTGGGTGGTTTGTTATAATGGGCTGTGCAAAAATCCCGTATCGGCTGGCTGGCCTGCAGGGCGTCCCGCCAGACAGTAATGATGTCGCTTAATTTCAATGTTGGAATCATGAGATTGTCTCCTTGTATTATAGAGTAGTAGTTATTAGAGCCCCTCTCCAAGGGCTATATGCTACACTGTAAAGGATGCTGTGGATTGGTTTTATCTCCTACCACCAGATGGTTCAAGAGAGGCTCCAACCGCAGCCCTTTGCAGGTTTGTTAATCAGTTAGATACCGCCAGACGGTTGATGTAGAACAAGGTTACAAGAGCAAAGTGTTCTGTGGGTACAGCATCAAATAATACCGTTGGAGGTCTTGCTATGATTTGTGTCGGGATTGATGTCGCTAAGGATAAACACGACTGCTTCATCATCAGTTCGGAGGGTAAAGTCCTTGCAAATGTGTTCACCATCCAAAACAGCATGGAAGGATTTGGCTACCTGTTGGAAAAAATCCGTGCCTGTTCTTTGCCCCTGGACAAAATAAAGGTAGGGCTTGAGGCTACCGGACACTACAGCTACAACATTCTCGGGTTTCTCCTTGACAATGGTCTGGACACCTATGTCATTAACCCCTTGCACACCAATCTTTACCGGAAAAGCCTCACCCTGCGAAAGACGAAGACTGACCGTGTCGATGCGCGAACAATTGCGGCTATGCTCATGTCTGATGTGGGCCTCAAGCCCTACACAGACACAGCTTACCACAATGAGGAGCTAAAGTCACTCACCAGATACCGGTTCGACAAGGTGAAGGTACGCGCTAAGCTGAAGTCCTCAATTGCCAGGCTGGTATGCATCCTGTTCCCGGAGCTGGAAAAGCTGGTATCGTCACTCCATATGGCCTCTGTTTACGCCTTGCTCGATGAGTTCCCGGGGGCTAAGCAGATTGCAGCGGCACATCTGACGCGGCTCACCCATTTGCTTGCCGAATCCTCCAAAGGCCGTTACGGACGGGACAAAGCCATAGAGATACGTGAAGCCGCCAGGCAATCGATTGGCTCTGTGACGACCGCGAAATCACTGGAACTGCGGCATACCATCCGGCTCATCCGTGAACTCGATGCCGAGATTGCGGAAATTGAACAGGTCATCCAACGCATCATGGACAAGATGCTTTCGCCTATTACCACGATTCCCGGCATTGGCTACAGGATGGGGGCTATGATTCTGTCTGAGGTGGGTGACTTTTCACGCTTTGATTCCCCTGACAAGATTTTGGCCTATGCCGGCCTGTCGCCCTCTACCTACCAATCCGGGCAGCTTAAAAATTGCTATGCCCATATGGAGAAGCGCGGCTCCAGATACCTACGCTATGCCATCTTCAATGCCACAAAATTTGTTTGCCTTTGGGACCCTGTCTTTGCCGCTTACCTCGCCAGGAAACGCGCCGAGGGAAAGCATTACAATGTGGCCATCTCTCATGCTGCCAAGAAGCTGGTCCGGCTCATTTATGCTCTGGAGAAATCCGGCGAGCCTTATCGTCTGGCAGCCTGATTCTCTCTCGATAGCCCGCATGGCGTCCTGTGGACGTCTGTTTTGCTATACCCTTTTTTGAACCATCTGTTTTTTGTCCTCCATCCTCAAATTCGGGCTTGACTTTTAATAGTTAGTCTTTCTTTACTAGCACTTAAGGTGTCTTATCCTGATTGGCTGCATATACTCCCATTTGGCAAATGGCGCATTTGCCGGTGGTGCCGGTGGCAATCCACCAGGCGCATGCCTCCTTCATACATTGACAAAAGAAGGCCGAACTATTTTCGGGTTTAACACAAAGTAAAGGGCAATACATGTTTCTCACCTCCTATTCTTTATCCGTACATAAATGGCAACAACCGGTGACTTTTTTCCTGGCCTCAAAACCGTATCCCTAAACCGGCTCCATAGTGCTTACCATTGGTCGTCCCGCCAATATAGCCGGTCATTTTACCGGTAATATTCCGTTTCAATCGCCATTCGCTCCCATGATTAGACCAGCCAAGTTCCAGTTCGTTCGGCTGATTAAGTTTTGCCTTTTCCGCCATCCAGGCGAGTCGCTCTTTGTCCAGCTCCGCTTTTAGCCGCTGATTGAAAAGCTCGGTAAGATCAACCTGGGCCTGTAGCTGCTGCGTTATCTGTACCGTACCGTTCTCTCCCAGGGTGACGGTCTCAGCTTCCTTAGCATTTTTGAGTTCATACTCCTGACCGTTTACAATGACATAGACCTTGTTATCCCGATTAATCAGCCGAGTGACTTCGCCTGGCTGGTCTGGTTTAACAAGCACATATTCTGTTTGCTTCTGGGTTTCACTCTTGACGCTGACAGGCGGCAGCTCCTGGTAACTCACCGGTATCTCTGTTCGGGGAAAAAAATAATAGATGACACTGCCTCCCACTAGGCAGCCCAGAATAAAGCCGGTGATATACCGCCAGTTAATCATCATATTGGGTCAGTTGATTGGCGGCAATTGTCAATAAAATATCACGGGCATAATTCGGATTGGTTGCATAGATCGGAGCCAGGGTTTGCACGAAAGTTTCCAGGGAAGTATTGTCAATATGCTTGACATACACCGGCTCCTGGGTCAACAACTGGCACCAGTCTTCAATTGCGTCCTCTAAGGAGCTATACAACTTGAATTTATCCACAATGCTGACCAATTCACCGTTATAATACTCCCGGGTCCTCACTTCAGTAAATAAATCACCGGCTGCAGCTTTTCTGCCAAATATATTGTAGTCGCCGATAGTATACCGGCCCCAGCCGCTTTCAATAGCCGCCTGGGCAATACACACACTGGCATAGAGACGGTAGCTTCTACAAATGCGCCGGGCAGCAGGGGCAAGCCAGTTAATAAATTCATCAGGTGTCATTACTTTAACCCTCCCAGTTTTGAACGGATAAAGGTCAGCAGCGGGGTAAGTCTCTGTACCCCGGCATCCCGAAGGTTTTCCACAATACTGACCGCTTCGGTCGCTGCTAAATAAAACCATGCTGTTCTTAAAAACACGCCGTCTCCCCCGGTCATACTGTCGACTTGCACAACAGCTGCCACTAAGACCATATACAGAATGATTTTACCGGCAAACTTGGTTTTCATCATTTCCGATGTAATATATCTGTTGGCAAAAGCCTTTTTCATACTCTGAATGCATTGCCAAAGGCCAGCCTGCGTCCGGCATATTCCCTGATCAAGCAAGTATTTGTGGGATAAAGACAACCATTTTGTCATCAAATCAAGCAGGATCAGCACGATAAAGGCCACCAGGGCCGTCCCATGGCTGCTAAAGAAAAAAGACAGGGTACCGGCCAAAGAAATCTTGACCGGTGCTACATCCAGTAATGAATGGGCGGCTCCTTTTACTGCTTTGCACACGCCTTCTGCTATATCTCCCAACACATAAACCCACCTCCATGAAAAAAGAGCCCTGCAGGCTCTTTTTAAAATTTATTCTTCATTTTTGCGACTAACATCTCCTCCTACTCTTTATCCGTACAAAACAGGAGCTTTTAGGATAAACTATTCCTCCATTGCACATATTTTTTTATCTTTAATACTGAATTTTTCAAACCTCACATACTCATTCTGCTTTGACAACCAGTTCCGCTTAACACTGCACTCATTGAGCATAACTTAACTGTCACCCGGCATCATGCTATGGCATATTCAAAAAGTCATATGCCCGAATTCGTTCATTCGATAAAATTTCTTATTGCTCCGTCGCCAGCTAATATCAAGGGTGTTTAGCTGAGAATGAATCTTTTTGGCTTTTTCTTTGATCTCTGCTTCTGTTAATTCCGGATTTTGGCGGCGGTAGGCTTCTTCAATTACAGACAGTGTGTAATATCTCATTGTACTACCTCCCGGTATTTCTTCCCTTTGCTGTCTTATTGGCATTTAAGTAATCTGTTATGAACACCAATGCCCGCTTCATGTTGTATTTTAGTCTGGCTGTATTCAATTGAAGATCAAGGCAAATTTCTGAGGAATTATGACCTGACTTTAGCCTATTGAGAATTTTTTGTTGCAGCGGTGATAATATTGCGATACTCCGATCTACATCAACTAATGTGCATAATATGTCTTCTTTGGTATTGATAGCAGAAGCCGAGCGAATTTTATCAAAATTGACAGCAGTCACTTGCACAATGCTGTATAGCTCATCATAATGCTTGATGATGCTCGTGATTTGCTCAACAGTGTATTCATTTGTTTCTGCTTGTCTATCATCACAATACTGATTCATACTATCCCCCCTATTCTTTATCCGTACAAGTTGGGATACTAAAAGCTACAATATTTTCAAAAAAAGTTAATATTTTTTAAAAAATCAATATCCCGGATAATGCCGGGCTAATTTGGCCCAACCGACTATATACATGAAAAAAAGCAGGGAGTAGGCCACCGGCCCCTGCCCTGCTCTCATACTACTTGCCAGGCCATCCTCATAATGCTATGCCTTCCGCTAATGGAGCACCATTAAAAATAACATGATCTATGGAATAAAAAATCCCGGCTATTATAATAGCCGGGAAAGAAATATAAACACTTAATAATCCCCTCCCTATCGCTCGTAGGTTAAAGCGGTGATTGTCAAACAGGCAGTTCTCCTGGCTCCGGATCCTTACTCACCCAAACCTTCCCAGAATATATATTCCAGTGGTATAATCTTGGGTTTGCTCCCCGTTACAGTGGCGGGACCGCGCCGGTTTTACACCGGTCTTCCCTATTAAGCCCCGTAGGGCACCTGCAGCAGTATATATGAAGTTTATTATATTTTATCACAATATGTAAAAATTTGCCATTGTTGCTCTATTATTTTAACAAATTGTTATATTTATATATGGAAAACCATCGTTCCCATGTTTGGTTTATCTCCTTGCGCCGACAGGATTTTAAATTATTTTTCAGCATATAATTTACTTTCATGGAATATATTGTATGTTATAATTATAGTAAAAAGTCAAAGGAGTGTGTAACATGCCAAAGTACCTCAAATTAATTTTCATGTGTTTTTTGACTATTTTTGTGTTTACCTCAGTAGCTTTTGCCAATACCGAAGCAAAAAGTGATACTATCGACCAGGAAAATAACTCCCTCTTAAAACCTACTATTGCTGTTTTGTATGCTGATAACACAGCTAATTCAAAAGCACCTGGGAAAGCCAAAGCAAAAAAATTTATAATGGGTTCAACTATTGAAAGGTTTTCTTCCCATTATAATATATTTCTAAATGACGAACATATTGAAACAATGAATGCCAACGGTATACAGGACTTATCCACTGCTGAACGCGGAGATATTATTGCATCTTTCAATGATAATCCGCCTGATTTTATCGTGATTATCGACATATTGCCACATCAGTCCTATTCATTCCTTCTTTATTCTGAGACAACAGCATCCTTGCAATTAAAAATTATTGACGTAAGCAATAATAAGTATCTCTATAACGGAAAACTATTTTATAAATCATCAGCGGCATCTTGGAAGGGTACTTATAGAGAATTAAATAAACAAATTGAATCCCAATTGCTGATTCATTTCCCGTTGGATTAAGTTGTAAATGAAAGCCCCGGCACAAACCGGGGTTTTTGTAATTTTTTCCATTAGTATAATTCACCGTATTTTTTCTAAAATAAATTGCCACATATGAAAAACTGTCACGCTAAGACAGTTATGGAGTACCACCAAGATGTCGGATATAGCCCTTGCATTTGTCAATCCAGTACTGGTCATGACTGTAGTCAATACACCTGTGGAACGCGTCAATGGCATCCTGATTGCGCTTAAGGTAGTAGAAAGCAAAGCCTTTACAAAAATATGCCGCTGCATTTTGCGGATCAATATCAATTACATGATCAAATTCAGCAATAGCCTGTTCATATTGTTCTAATTCGATATAAGCGTGGCCGCGCGCATTATAAGCACTTATACATCTAGGATCAATAGCAAGAGCTTTGTCATAGTCAGAAAAAGCATTGTTGTATTGCTTTAACGCGATGTATGCATTACCGCGGATGCAGTATGCCCTCACATTCCGCGGATTAATTTCAAGGGCTTGATCGTAGTCGCGAATGGCATTTTCATATTGCTGCAGTGCTTGATAGGCATTACCATGCAGAATATATTCTTTTTCGCTTTGCGGAGTAACTGCAATTACTTTCTCGTAATCAGCCTTAGCCTTCTCCCTTTGGTTTAAAAACGCATCATACAAGTCTCCGCGGGATGAGTACGCGGAAATGTTCCGGGGATCAAGTTCAATGACTTTGTCGAAATCGGCTAATGCCAAAGTGTATTTACCTAAAATCAGGTAGGTAACGCCACGTTGCTGATAGGCTAACGCATGCTCAGGACAAAGGGAAATTATCTTGTCTGAATCAGCAATGGACTGTTTATACTGATGTGAAAGAAAATAACTCAAAGAACGGTAGTAGTAAAAGTTTGGATTAAGCATGTTTAAGGCAATCGCTTCGGTAAATGCCCTGCTGGCCTCAGGATAAGCCTTTTGTTTTACTAAATCGCAGCCCTGCGCAAACCACTGGTTAGCGGTAAAATTCCGCTCGTTCTGAGCGATACGCAATTTGATCGTTTGAACTTCGGCACCTTGGGCTTTCGCCAGTTGTTCTTTCAAGGCATCCAGTTCCCGCTGGCTTTCATCGTAATTTGCCTGCAAACTTTTCATAAGCAGGGCAGTTTCTTTATCCTTCATACTATTGAGCAGAGAATGTATCTCGTCCGAATCATATTCAGCGGTGATTGTGACTCGGAAGCACAGGGTCCCTTTGATAACCTTCGGCTTATCATATTGTTTGGTTATAATTTTCATAACGCCGCGGGATAAAATATTGACCTCATCCTTCGTTACTACAAGATTGTTAGTCTTGCAATAGTCTGCAACATAGCTGGCAGCTTGTTCGGCCACAGCATGCATGGCCTTCATCAATGCGCGCTCTTTAGCAACTAAAGGTGTTTCACCGTCACTCATAGTATATTCACCGGTGGCGGTGAAACGCTGCCCTGCGGCACCTGCCGTCAATGGTGCAGCCATTAACAAAAACAGAAAAAATGCCGCAACTATCCCGGATGCAAGATTTCGCCAATACTGCCTATGCCTCTTCATAGCCCCTCATCCTCATATAGCAAATTTACTTGTATCCGGCTTGCAGCATACCCTCAAGCTGGATAATGATACTCTTGGCAAATTCAATCCGGTCAGCCTCATTACCATAACGAATATAAAGCCGCAGAGCGTCAATAGCCTCCTGAGCCCGCTGTAGATATACCAGCGACAACCCTTTGTAAAAGTATGTATCGCTTAGCTTTCCGGGGTTAAGTTCTATGGCTTTGTCACAATCGGCAATGGCCGCTTCAAACTGTTTCAAACCGTATTTGCTAACCCCCCGATAGAAATAGTTAATCGCATCGCTTGGGTCAAGCTGAATGGCTTTGTCATAATCAGTGATCGCCTCCTGGTATCGCGCCAATTGGTGGTGCGCCATACCGCGGTTTCTATATACGTGCGTGGTATTCAGTCCAAGCAGGATAGCTTGGTTAAAATCGGCTATTGCCGGCTCATATTGTTCTAAAATGCTTTTAGCCTGTCCACGGCTTTGGTAGGCTTCCTGACAGCTCGGATTAAGCCTGATAGATTGCTCATAGTCAGCGAGAGCCTGCTGATATTGTCCCAACGCGAAATAGGCATTGCCACGATTATCGTATACATTTGTAATAGTAGGATCAAGGGCGATGGCTTTATTGTAATCAGCCAGGGCCATATCGTACCGTCCATCCCTGGCGTAGATAATACCGCGGTTATTACGCGCGTAAACATTATTGGGGTTTATTGCGATGGCTTGATCATAATCAGCCAGCGCCAGATCGCAGCGATTTAAATTGTCATAAACAACACCGCGGCTATAATATGCATAGTCATATGCCGGATCAAGGGCAATGGCCTTATTGTGATCAGCCAGGGCTGCATCTAGTTGTTGCAATTCATAATAGGCATTTCCCCTGCTAAAATAAGCAAACGCATAATTCTGGTCCAGGTCAATAGCCTGTGTAAACGCTTGTACTGATGCCTCATAGTTTTCCTGTACTGCCGAATTGTAACCCTGTTCAATCAGCCCGGCAATTCTGTAGCGTCTTTCGTTTTCGGCAATTCTTTGGACAATATCTTTCTTTTTATTGCCTGAGGCTTGGGCAAGCTGCGCTTTAAGCTTTTTAATGTCCTGCTGGCAATCTTCATACACAGCTTGCATCCGCTTCAAGTCAATAGCCAATGCTCCGCTTTGAAATCTCTGGCGCAACGCCTCAATATTGTCAGTATTTACCATGGCAGTGATGGTAACGCGCAGGTAACAGGTATTACCAAAATATCTTGGTTCGTCGTACTGTTTGTTTAAAACTTCAACTATACCACGAGACAAAATATTGACTTCATCTTCTGATAAAACCACGTTGCTTGTCCTTCCATAACTTTCAATATATATGCCGGCCTGTTCGGCAGCAGACTTTATAGCCTCCGCTAAGGCCCGCTCTTTGGCGACCGGCATGGTTTCGCCCTCAGCCATAGTATATTCACCAGAAGCGGTGATGGTCTGAATTTCTGCGTTAGCCGGAAGCATTGCCGTAAAAAAAAGAAATAGTATAAGAGCAATACATCTAATGAAGTTAGTCCTATTCAGCAAGCAATCTAAACCAATATACATCGCATTCACCCTTCTTCAGTAGATTTGTTCTCCTAAATAGTAATCCCACTCTCCACAACCGTCACGCTAAATAATTGAGCATTATGCTGTTGCTTGTATTAAATTCATCGCTCATATCTCCAAATCCTTCCAGATTATTTTTTTATTACAAAGTCCTCTAAATATGGTTTAGCTAAATACATTTTTTCACCCTCTATTCTTTATCCGTACAAGTTATGATGCTAAAAGTTACAATATTTTCAAATACAACAAAAGCCCCTGTTACAGCCGGATAAACCAAAGCCGTAACAGGAGCTTTTCTCGCGTTTTTCTATACAGAGTTATGCTTTTGCCAGGCAAGCATACCGCCGGTAAGCACATAGGCTTTTTCAAAGCCTGCCTTTTTTAATATCTGTGCACCGGTAACAGCTCTGGCTCCCGAACGGCAAACCACTGCAATATCTTTGTGCTTATACTCCTCAAGTTCACCAAGCCTTCCGGTTAACTGCCCTATCGGCAGATGGACAATCCCTTCAATAGACCCCAGCGGGCCGGTAAGCTCCTCTTTTTCCCGCACATCCAGCAGCAGTATGTCCGTCTTATTTGTCTGCAGCCGGTGCTTTAATTCCGGTACATCGATATAGTCGACCACCAGCTCGTTTACGCCTTTTTCCATAGTTCCCTTGATTTCACAGGCAGGAGTGTCGACCGGAATCCAAGCGGCATTCGGGTCCTTGGCACAGGCGTAATTGGCCTGCAGCACATCCTTCATCCAGTCTGCCGGGCCAAGGCGCAGGTCTTCAAGGTACTGAATAAACTCCTCTTTGCTCCGCTTTTGCAGATGCGGATTGCTGACCCTCTGTTTGCCCAGGGTCGACGGCTGGCGGTCCCGGTATTCATGTGCCGGATATACGACAAGACTGTCAGGCAGGTTGTCCAGCTTGTTTAGGCTCTCCCAATGGTCGGCCGGATTACCGCCCGGCAGGTCGTCCCGCCCTGCACCGGCATCGTCCAGGAACAGGAAATCACCTGTCAGCAGTTTGTCTTCCACCATCAGGCTAATGGAATCCTGCGTGTGTCCTGGAGTATGGATGACCTTAATCTCCAGCCCGTTAAACCGCAGAATGTCGCCGTCTTTGACCCGCATACTGACACACCGGGGCGGGGCATTC
Proteins encoded in this window:
- a CDS encoding glycoside hydrolase family 73 protein, yielding MTPDEFINWLAPAARRICRSYRLYASVCIAQAAIESGWGRYTIGDYNIFGRKAAAGDLFTEVRTREYYNGELVSIVDKFKLYSSLEDAIEDWCQLLTQEPVYVKHIDNTSLETFVQTLAPIYATNPNYARDILLTIAANQLTQYDD
- a CDS encoding phage tail tube protein; amino-acid sequence: MPRAKGVNSQLALSYESAYGLTPASPLGYNMPFNQSRLAINQNLIHSATICSRRDQLRPAIGNTDIFGSIVVPIDQVGIGFWLQAMFGTPTTTGSGGLYTHIFKGTKRQPSLVLEQQYPDIPAYEMFNGCKVSNFAFAYGGEDELTANIYLIGAKRTVSAAPFASSLTTLELLKFSNFQGSIEESGTQLAIVTEASLIADFGLNGNNYTIGGNGCRTDLPEGILQVSGSITAFFADTVLLYKAVNNTKSSLTFKFTSGAHSLQFFLEEVIFQQTSPGIESDKGIYIHLPFKAFYGTGSGGSTIVTTLVNGYASYAVV
- a CDS encoding tetratricopeptide repeat protein gives rise to the protein MKRHRQYWRNLASGIVAAFFLFLLMAAPLTAGAAGQRFTATGEYTMSDGETPLVAKERALMKAMHAVAEQAASYVADYCKTNNLVVTKDEVNILSRGVMKIITKQYDKPKVIKGTLCFRVTITAEYDSDEIHSLLNSMKDKETALLMKSLQANYDESQRELDALKEQLAKAQGAEVQTIKLRIAQNERNFTANQWFAQGCDLVKQKAYPEASRAFTEAIALNMLNPNFYYYRSLSYFLSHQYKQSIADSDKIISLCPEHALAYQQRGVTYLILGKYTLALADFDKVIELDPRNISAYSSRGDLYDAFLNQREKAKADYEKVIAVTPQSEKEYILHGNAYQALQQYENAIRDYDQALEINPRNVRAYCIRGNAYIALKQYNNAFSDYDKALAIDPRCISAYNARGHAYIELEQYEQAIAEFDHVIDIDPQNAAAYFCKGFAFYYLKRNQDAIDAFHRCIDYSHDQYWIDKCKGYIRHLGGTP
- a CDS encoding phage holin family protein, coding for MLGDIAEGVCKAVKGAAHSLLDVAPVKISLAGTLSFFFSSHGTALVAFIVLILLDLMTKWLSLSHKYLLDQGICRTQAGLWQCIQSMKKAFANRYITSEMMKTKFAGKIILYMVLVAAVVQVDSMTGGDGVFLRTAWFYLAATEAVSIVENLRDAGVQRLTPLLTFIRSKLGGLK
- a CDS encoding tetratricopeptide repeat protein is translated as MAEGETMPVAKERALAEAIKSAAEQAGIYIESYGRTSNVVLSEDEVNILSRGIVEVLNKQYDEPRYFGNTCYLRVTITAMVNTDNIEALRQRFQSGALAIDLKRMQAVYEDCQQDIKKLKAQLAQASGNKKKDIVQRIAENERRYRIAGLIEQGYNSAVQENYEASVQAFTQAIDLDQNYAFAYFSRGNAYYELQQLDAALADHNKAIALDPAYDYAYYSRGVVYDNLNRCDLALADYDQAIAINPNNVYARNNRGIIYARDGRYDMALADYNKAIALDPTITNVYDNRGNAYFALGQYQQALADYEQSIRLNPSCQEAYQSRGQAKSILEQYEPAIADFNQAILLGLNTTHVYRNRGMAHHQLARYQEAITDYDKAIQLDPSDAINYFYRGVSKYGLKQFEAAIADCDKAIELNPGKLSDTYFYKGLSLVYLQRAQEAIDALRLYIRYGNEADRIEFAKSIIIQLEGMLQAGYK
- a CDS encoding IS110 family transposase; this encodes MICVGIDVAKDKHDCFIISSEGKVLANVFTIQNSMEGFGYLLEKIRACSLPLDKIKVGLEATGHYSYNILGFLLDNGLDTYVINPLHTNLYRKSLTLRKTKTDRVDARTIAAMLMSDVGLKPYTDTAYHNEELKSLTRYRFDKVKVRAKLKSSIARLVCILFPELEKLVSSLHMASVYALLDEFPGAKQIAAAHLTRLTHLLAESSKGRYGRDKAIEIREAARQSIGSVTTAKSLELRHTIRLIRELDAEIAEIEQVIQRIMDKMLSPITTIPGIGYRMGAMILSEVGDFSRFDSPDKILAYAGLSPSTYQSGQLKNCYAHMEKRGSRYLRYAIFNATKFVCLWDPVFAAYLARKRAEGKHYNVAISHAAKKLVRLIYALEKSGEPYRLAA